Within the Flavobacterium sp. CG_23.5 genome, the region GGCTGCAGATCCCCAAAGACCTTTCTTGTATGGATATTCTAATTTAAATGTTGTAGAGTAAAAATATCCTTTATTCGTATTTGTTAATACGACTGCACTTGAAACATTGTCATTAATTCTAACTCCGTTGTCATTACGCGCATATCTTGGTCTTGTATCAGGACCACTGAAATTTCCAACTGGAGTTTCAAAATTTGCATTGTAGTAATGAATCGCATTGATGTTTGATTGGAAAATACCTTCAATCGTTCCTACAAAACCTAAAGGAAGCTTTTGATCAACTGCTATATTTGTTTTCCAAACTTGTGGAAACTTAAATTTTTTGTCTGTAAACGCTAATTCAAAAGTAGAGGGAAGCGTAGGTGTAGCAGGAATAAAATAATCGTTTGGATTTGGTGTAAAACCGTATCCACCTGCTGCAATTGCAGCGCCACTCACATCAACAAAACCTGTAAGAACACCGTTATTACCAATAGCATTAGATAAGAAAACCGATGGAGCTCTTCCTGTAAACACACCACTACCTCCACGAACTTGTGTTGTAGCATCTCCAGTTACATCTAAATTAAAACCAATTCTAGGCTCAAACAAATACTGAGTATTTGGCATATCACCAGTGTTGAATTTTTCTCCGTTAGCAAAAGTCATTGCTGTAACTTTTGGATTCTCAAGTGCTGTATCAGCAAACCAAACAGCTGAAGCACGAAGTCCTAAAGTAACTCTAAGTTGATCCGAAACTTTAATTTCATCTTGAGTATACAAGTCAAGTTTATTTGACTTCAAAATTTGCAAAGGCTCTTTAGCACCAGCCAAAGCTGAATATCTAAACTGAACACGATCAATACCAGAGACAATTGTAGATGGCGCACCACCATTAAGAGCTGATTGATTAGCCGCTTTATAAAATTGATCCAATGAATTAAAAACATACACTCCATTAGAACCAGAGAAAAACAAATTACTTGATTTAAAGTACTCAAAGTTACCACCAAATAATAAAGAGTGTTTCCCTATTGTTTTAGTCAAATTGTCAGTAAAGTGTAAAGTAGAATAAGATAATTTATTCCCTTGAGTAAAAGGATCTAAACCCGCAGAAATAAGATTAGATGTTCCTGCTGTAACAACTCCAGTAACTGGATTGACTGATCCGTTTTTTATATCAATAGTAGGAAACAAACCTCCACCTTGTAAGGCTCTATCTTCAATTTGTTTGTCATAACCTGCGATGAAGTTATTGTACCATGAATTACTTAATTTACTGTTCAATTCAACAACTATCGATCTCGTATTATCTTGAATAACATATCCGCTGTTTTGAAAAGACATTGCAAGTGCGCTAGTTCTTCTGTTACCAAATCCTAAAGAGTTAGAATTTGACGTTAACTCATCTGATGAAGAGTTATGAAACACGTAACGAGCCGTAAGTTTATGATTGTCGTTGATATTCCAATCTAATCTTGTAAGGAATTTTTTCGAAACTTTTGCAGCATCATAGTTTTCCCAAGGACCTGTTGTATAATTAAATTTGTCTTTCAAAAAAGTTGAAAGTGTTTGCATTTGAGCAAATGTAGGTGCAGAAACTTGAGCACTTGGCTGTGGTGAACCTGTAGAAGTCCAAGTCGTAGCCGGGCTAGTATTCTCTATTGTTTCAAAATTTCCAAAAAAGAATAATTTGTCTTTAATGATTGGTGCTCCAATTCTGGCTCCCCAAACAGTTTCATTAAATTTTCCTGGTACTATTACTCTATCTCCCGCTTTAGTTCCAATAAAATTCTTTTTGTTATTACGGAATGAGTTATAAACAGAACCTTCAATTTCATTAGTTCCACTTTTTGTTACCGCATTAATTCCTGAACCAAGGAAACCTGATTGACGTATGTCAAAAGGAGCAATATTTACTTGTAATTGCTCAATTGCATCTAAAGAAATAGCGGTTGAACCAGTTCTACCTCCCGCTTGTGAATCATTTCCAAGACCGAAACCATTATTAAATACAGATCCGTCAATTGTAAAATTGTTTAATCTTGAATCCTGACCTCCAAAACTACCATTAGCTCCTGCATTTGCATTGTACTTAGTGATTGCATTAATCGATCTTGCACCTGTCACAGGAACAGCTGTTAATTCTCTATTTGAAAATTGTTGTGAAGCTCCAGTTCTTCCTTTATTGAAAGCTCCTTTTGATTTTGTACTTACAACTACAACTTCTTTTAAAGCATTTGATTCTTCCTGAACAACAATGTTTACATTTAAGTTACTACCTAATGGCGCATTGATATCAGTAATCTCTGTTGTTTTGTAACCAACATAAGTTACTTTTACAGTATAAGGACCTCCTGGTCTAATTCCTTGAACTGCATATCCTCCTTTAGAATCTGTAGTTGAAAAATATTTTGTTCCAGTTGGCTTGTGTATAACCTCTACTGAAGCAGCTGGCAAGGACTCGCCAGAACTTGATTTAACCGTACCAGACATTGCAGAACTAGTTACCTGCGAATGACCAACAACCGATAAAAAAATAATCAAAATAAAAATAATTCTTTTCATTTTTGCTTTTTTGTTTAGTTTAAAAATATTTGGCAAAAATATAACATTTTTACTTTCAAAAGTTAACACAACGTTAATAAAGTGTGTTTTTTTCGTCGTTAATTTACTATTAAATGTTATTAATAAATATATTGTTAAAAAAAATAATTTATTCCAATTTTAGACACATAACATTGAATATTAGATAAAAAAATAACATTTTAAAATAAATAAAAAAATATAAAATGATTTTTCAAAAAACTACTAATAAGCCACTTATGTACAGAAAACCCTGATTTTGTGTGAAATCAGGGTTTTTCTATGAAG harbors:
- a CDS encoding TonB-dependent receptor — encoded protein: MKRIIFILIIFLSVVGHSQVTSSAMSGTVKSSSGESLPAASVEVIHKPTGTKYFSTTDSKGGYAVQGIRPGGPYTVKVTYVGYKTTEITDINAPLGSNLNVNIVVQEESNALKEVVVVSTKSKGAFNKGRTGASQQFSNRELTAVPVTGARSINAITKYNANAGANGSFGGQDSRLNNFTIDGSVFNNGFGLGNDSQAGGRTGSTAISLDAIEQLQVNIAPFDIRQSGFLGSGINAVTKSGTNEIEGSVYNSFRNNKKNFIGTKAGDRVIVPGKFNETVWGARIGAPIIKDKLFFFGNFETIENTSPATTWTSTGSPQPSAQVSAPTFAQMQTLSTFLKDKFNYTTGPWENYDAAKVSKKFLTRLDWNINDNHKLTARYVFHNSSSDELTSNSNSLGFGNRRTSALAMSFQNSGYVIQDNTRSIVVELNSKLSNSWYNNFIAGYDKQIEDRALQGGGLFPTIDIKNGSVNPVTGVVTAGTSNLISAGLDPFTQGNKLSYSTLHFTDNLTKTIGKHSLLFGGNFEYFKSSNLFFSGSNGVYVFNSLDQFYKAANQSALNGGAPSTIVSGIDRVQFRYSALAGAKEPLQILKSNKLDLYTQDEIKVSDQLRVTLGLRASAVWFADTALENPKVTAMTFANGEKFNTGDMPNTQYLFEPRIGFNLDVTGDATTQVRGGSGVFTGRAPSVFLSNAIGNNGVLTGFVDVSGAAIAAGGYGFTPNPNDYFIPATPTLPSTFELAFTDKKFKFPQVWKTNIAVDQKLPLGFVGTIEGIFQSNINAIHYYNANFETPVGNFSGPDTRPRYARNDNGVRINDNVSSAVVLTNTNKGYFYSTTFKLEYPYKKGLWGSAAYTHSSANDLLSAGSIASGSWTGARSVNGNNDLPLSLSSNNTPHRIVGILGYKIEYGDKLGAATSINLGYIGEQSGGISYAYNGDMNGDRVNGNDLLFVPNNANQIRFQPLSVTNVVNGANVVTVYTEAQQQQAFDSYINQDKYLSTRRGQYAQRNGAVIPMLHRLDLSVTQDFFLKIAGKKNAFQFRADILNFTNMLNKDWGVTQRVTNSNVLSYVTTTANVPFYQLTTQTDVAGTKTLIKDTFQKNASTFDVWQAQFTLRYIFGK